Proteins encoded together in one Candidatus Neomarinimicrobiota bacterium window:
- a CDS encoding choice-of-anchor Q domain-containing protein, producing MNRNILSLCVILVMSMTMSTNLIAATRTVGASGYDYTTVTAAISAASNGDIIDVYGTLTESNISVGKDLTIQGQGTETTIIQAHASAKTADYRVFTVFSGRTVTIKEMTIQNGYATIAEEGDIVEGGGINNSGTLTITNCVVSDNANDGSDDGTDADGGGIYNSGTLTIENCTVNGNHAGDGRNGGGIYNSGTLSLTNCTVNGNDFGAESDGNGGGIYNTSTLTTTNCTISGNSAADGGGIYNTSSLTITNCTLSQNIAGIDAGSGNGGGIYNSAGTVYIKNTLLADNSINEESADDFKNITGATVTDNGYNIVEVSAGYTFSATGDLTGEQASLNLNSTLADNTTLFGTKTLKTTSSSVAINAGSSSGANNGVDPPAHDQRGASRNGSTDIGAYEYHADDGSFPVKVTSLADDGGNDLVTLREAINGISAGGEFTFTVTGTITLTSELAINKNMTITGPGVDQLSVDGNDACRVFLIGTSTTNPSVTISDLTITNGNTATAANNDGAGVYNYSDSLTLENCTISESSADYGAGMYNNAEENAASPVLTNCTISGNTAAEDGGGMYNYSSSSSAASSPSLTNCTISDNSADSFGGGMFNCGSDATSSPNLTRCTITGNSAASGGGMYNDGSSEGVSSPSLTNCIISGNSASDDGGGMYNWAEEEEPEGDPEPGGHASPSLSSCTISGNKAGANGGGMYNYQSYSGTSSPDLTNCILWGNAATTAGNEVYNDSATPTYTYCDIEGSGGSGSWESAFGTNSGNNIDSDPKFETEPNPALAPQVVDDSDLLLTNGSPCLGTGSVPGSAPSNDRDTRSRPLPASASYVDMGAYEQYDTDASLPVTLCCFTCVVKNESIVLEWQTSVEIENQGFIISRRTSTTSWLEIASFTDNEKLEGHRSTTTSHDYRYCDSDVKEGVHYAYMLSDIDYRGTRLDHDNLIQEITFVNSEKLVRPNAFKLISIYPNPFNPSTTVSYELHEATKVHLSIYGITGKLVKTLAVGKQPAGYYDVRWNGLDDSGNHVGTGVYFARLQAGDFGQTIKMLYLK from the coding sequence ATGAATAGAAATATCCTGAGTTTATGTGTTATTCTGGTCATGTCCATGACCATGAGTACAAACCTGATTGCAGCAACCAGAACCGTTGGAGCAAGCGGATACGATTACACCACAGTTACCGCCGCAATTTCTGCTGCAAGTAATGGTGATATTATTGATGTGTACGGTACGCTTACTGAATCAAATATTTCTGTTGGCAAAGATCTAACAATCCAGGGACAGGGAACGGAAACCACTATTATTCAGGCGCATGCTTCAGCAAAAACTGCCGATTATAGAGTTTTTACTGTTTTTTCAGGCCGCACGGTGACTATCAAGGAGATGACCATCCAGAATGGGTATGCCACAATTGCCGAGGAGGGTGATATAGTCGAAGGTGGTGGCATTAATAATTCCGGGACCTTAACGATCACAAATTGTGTTGTGAGCGACAATGCCAATGACGGTAGCGACGACGGTACCGATGCAGATGGTGGTGGAATTTATAACTCAGGGACACTCACAATTGAGAATTGTACTGTGAATGGAAATCATGCAGGAGATGGCAGAAACGGGGGTGGGATTTATAACTCAGGTACGCTTTCGCTTACGAACTGTACTGTTAATGGAAATGATTTTGGCGCAGAAAGCGACGGAAATGGTGGCGGTATCTATAACACCTCAACCCTTACAACGACCAACTGCACAATTAGTGGGAATAGTGCCGCGGATGGCGGTGGGATCTACAATACTTCATCGCTTACAATAACCAACTGCACCCTCAGTCAAAATATTGCAGGCATAGATGCTGGATCAGGTAATGGTGGTGGGATCTACAATAGTGCCGGTACCGTTTATATCAAAAACACCTTGCTTGCCGACAATTCCATTAATGAAGAATCAGCTGACGACTTTAAAAATATTACAGGAGCAACAGTCACCGACAATGGCTACAACATTGTGGAAGTCAGCGCTGGATATACCTTTAGTGCCACTGGAGATCTTACCGGAGAGCAAGCCAGCCTCAATCTCAATTCAACCCTTGCAGACAACACTACACTATTTGGTACAAAAACCCTCAAAACGACCAGCTCAAGCGTAGCAATCAATGCAGGGAGTAGTAGTGGTGCCAACAATGGCGTGGATCCACCAGCGCATGACCAGCGAGGTGCCAGCCGAAACGGATCGACAGATATTGGCGCCTATGAATATCATGCTGATGATGGTTCTTTTCCTGTAAAAGTCACCAGTCTTGCAGATGACGGTGGTAACGATTTAGTAACCCTGAGAGAAGCAATCAATGGTATCAGTGCTGGAGGTGAATTCACATTCACGGTTACCGGAACGATTACACTCACATCAGAATTAGCCATTAACAAAAATATGACGATCACCGGTCCTGGAGTAGATCAACTTTCTGTAGATGGTAACGATGCTTGCAGAGTATTTTTGATAGGTACATCCACCACGAATCCCAGTGTCACAATAAGCGATTTGACGATAACCAATGGCAACACTGCAACCGCAGCAAATAATGATGGTGCTGGAGTTTACAATTACAGTGACAGTTTAACGCTAGAAAACTGTACAATAAGTGAGAGTAGTGCTGATTATGGTGCTGGCATGTACAACAATGCCGAAGAAAATGCCGCCAGCCCCGTTCTGACCAACTGCACTATAAGCGGAAATACGGCTGCTGAAGATGGAGGAGGCATGTACAACTACTCTAGTTCTTCGAGTGCTGCTTCCAGTCCTTCCCTGACAAACTGCACAATAAGTGATAACAGTGCCGACAGCTTTGGCGGTGGGATGTTTAACTGTGGTTCCGACGCTACCTCCAGTCCAAACCTGACAAGATGTACGATAACAGGGAACAGTGCCGCTTCAGGAGGTGGGATGTACAACGATGGTAGTTCGGAGGGTGTCAGCAGCCCCAGCTTGACCAACTGCATTATTAGTGGAAATAGCGCCAGTGATGACGGTGGCGGGATGTACAACTGGGCGGAAGAGGAGGAACCCGAGGGAGACCCCGAACCAGGAGGACATGCTAGCCCAAGTCTGTCGAGCTGCACGATCAGTGGGAATAAAGCGGGTGCAAATGGTGGGGGTATGTACAACTATCAGTCCTACTCTGGTACTTCCAGCCCTGACCTGACCAATTGTATTTTGTGGGGGAATGCTGCTACTACTGCCGGGAATGAGGTCTATAATGATTCAGCTACACCAACTTATACCTACTGCGATATTGAAGGTAGTGGAGGTAGCGGCAGTTGGGAAAGTGCATTTGGCACAAATAGTGGTAACAATATCGATTCAGACCCAAAATTTGAGACTGAACCAAATCCGGCTCTCGCCCCCCAAGTAGTGGATGACAGCGATTTACTCCTCACCAATGGAAGCCCATGCCTGGGTACGGGGAGCGTCCCTGGATCTGCCCCATCTAATGATAGGGATACCCGTTCACGTCCATTGCCGGCAAGCGCTTCCTACGTGGATATGGGCGCTTATGAGCAATATGATACCGATGCATCTCTGCCAGTTACACTTTGTTGTTTCACTTGTGTAGTTAAGAACGAAAGTATTGTGCTCGAATGGCAAACCAGCGTTGAAATCGAGAATCAGGGCTTTATTATATCTCGTAGAACCAGCACAACTTCCTGGTTAGAAATAGCCTCCTTCACTGACAATGAAAAGCTCGAAGGACATAGGTCTACCACAACTTCTCATGACTATCGTTATTGTGATTCAGATGTAAAAGAAGGGGTCCACTATGCCTATATGCTGTCAGATATAGATTATAGGGGTACCCGACTTGACCATGATAATCTTATTCAGGAAATTACATTTGTGAATTCTGAGAAGTTGGTTCGACCAAATGCTTTTAAGCTCATCAGTATTTATCCTAACCCCTTTAATCCTAGTACAACGGTTAGCTACGAACTTCATGAAGCGACTAAGGTGCATTTATCTATTTATGGTATTACAGGCAAACTGGTAAAAACTTTGGCCGTGGGGAAGCAACCTGCTGGATATTATGATGTCCGATGGAATGGCCTGGATGATTCAGGGAATCATGTAGGTACAGGGGTATATTTCGCACGGCTTCAAGCAGGGGATTTCGGCCAGACGATTAAGATGCTGTACCTGAAATAG
- a CDS encoding histidine kinase N-terminal 7TM domain-containing protein translates to MNYQFGIFSGLLFSSFLISLSVAIYSLKQRQVKSGFYLMLLAAAIAEWALAGFFEAAATQLAHKILWSQISYLGIVFTPPLYLIFALSYGQHTRLITKRNIIIASIIPVLSLLMAITNDLHHWIWINVSISTEGNIGLYDHGFWFLIHIAYSYTMILAGMIIIIRTVKRGPSLFRSQMLIMILGAALPLLANFIYVFGANPIPGLDWTPLAFGVSGLLMGIGIFRYNILNTIPIARNILVETMHDGVLVIDPNDRVLDINPSMTMIIDRTSIQVIGEPLSEVLSEWPEALACINEHFETQTNISKISTDQQEHYDFQVTRIVNLDGSNIGRLVVCRDNTEKITAQLDLAESQIRLKTLSNAATEAIFISEKGICLELNRTAERMFGYSLAEAIGKSSTDWIIPEHRDRFLENIQSGFDGPYEVTALRKDGSTFLSDVRAKLMQYKGRKVHITILRDITERKHAEERKEQALLEAHSANKVKDQFIANISHEFRTPLTSINGFISHLKHSLEKKLEPEELDSFMFINQSSERLLQTVDEILSVSQLEAGSLQLTPRLFHLGQLIHLICVELRPQAHAKGLEINCLDTVDDDNIWFDEYSTKQAIHNIIQNAIKYTDEGNVTVKLDRVDKQLILTISDTGIGISDEYHERIFQPFSQESEGFTKRYQGIGLGLALAKRFLDLNQVQLEVKSKKGEGSTFKLTFPENLESHR, encoded by the coding sequence ATGAATTACCAATTCGGAATATTCAGCGGGTTGCTTTTCTCATCATTTCTGATTAGTCTGTCGGTCGCCATTTATTCCTTAAAACAGCGTCAGGTTAAAAGCGGCTTTTATTTGATGCTGTTAGCCGCCGCCATCGCTGAGTGGGCACTGGCAGGCTTCTTTGAAGCAGCAGCAACCCAACTTGCGCATAAAATTCTCTGGTCCCAGATCTCCTATCTCGGCATTGTATTCACTCCACCACTCTATCTTATCTTTGCTTTATCGTATGGTCAACACACACGCCTGATCACCAAACGGAATATCATTATCGCATCAATTATTCCAGTTTTATCGCTACTGATGGCCATCACGAATGATCTGCATCATTGGATCTGGATCAATGTATCGATCTCCACTGAAGGGAATATTGGGCTTTATGACCATGGATTCTGGTTCCTGATCCATATCGCCTATTCCTATACAATGATACTGGCCGGAATGATCATTATCATCAGGACCGTAAAACGGGGACCATCCCTTTTCCGCAGTCAAATGCTGATCATGATCCTTGGTGCAGCCCTGCCCTTATTGGCCAATTTTATCTATGTGTTTGGTGCAAACCCAATACCGGGGCTGGATTGGACACCCCTGGCCTTTGGCGTTTCCGGTCTACTCATGGGTATCGGGATCTTTCGCTACAATATCCTCAATACCATACCCATTGCTCGGAACATCCTGGTAGAAACTATGCATGATGGTGTTTTAGTGATCGATCCAAATGATCGGGTGTTGGATATCAATCCCAGTATGACCATGATCATTGATCGAACCTCGATCCAGGTTATTGGGGAACCTCTATCTGAGGTGCTTTCCGAATGGCCGGAGGCACTGGCCTGTATTAATGAGCATTTCGAGACCCAGACCAACATATCCAAGATCTCAACTGATCAACAAGAACACTATGACTTTCAAGTAACCAGAATTGTCAATTTAGATGGCAGTAATATTGGTCGTCTCGTGGTTTGTCGGGATAATACTGAAAAGATCACCGCTCAATTGGATCTGGCAGAGAGTCAGATCCGCCTGAAAACACTTTCAAATGCCGCCACAGAAGCCATTTTCATCTCAGAGAAAGGCATCTGTCTGGAGTTGAACCGAACTGCCGAGCGAATGTTCGGATACTCCCTGGCAGAAGCCATTGGCAAATCAAGTACAGATTGGATAATTCCTGAGCATCGTGACCGGTTTTTGGAAAATATACAATCAGGATTTGACGGTCCTTACGAGGTTACCGCACTGCGTAAAGACGGTTCTACTTTCCTGTCTGATGTTCGAGCCAAATTGATGCAGTACAAAGGGCGGAAAGTGCACATTACTATTCTCCGTGATATCACTGAGCGAAAACATGCAGAAGAACGAAAAGAGCAAGCTCTGCTTGAAGCCCACAGCGCCAACAAGGTAAAAGATCAGTTCATTGCGAATATTTCCCATGAGTTCCGCACGCCTCTCACCAGCATCAATGGCTTTATCAGTCACCTTAAGCATTCTCTCGAGAAAAAACTGGAACCGGAGGAATTGGATTCATTCATGTTTATCAACCAAAGCAGTGAGCGCCTGTTACAAACGGTTGATGAGATATTAAGCGTTTCCCAACTGGAAGCAGGATCACTGCAACTGACCCCCCGCTTGTTTCATCTGGGTCAGCTTATTCATTTGATCTGTGTTGAGTTGCGTCCTCAAGCACATGCAAAAGGGCTTGAAATTAATTGTTTAGATACGGTAGATGATGATAATATCTGGTTTGATGAGTACTCTACCAAACAGGCCATTCATAACATTATACAGAATGCAATTAAGTACACCGATGAAGGCAACGTTACTGTCAAACTTGATCGCGTGGACAAACAATTGATACTCACTATCTCGGATACAGGGATCGGCATTTCTGATGAATATCATGAACGTATATTTCAACCATTCAGCCAGGAAAGTGAGGGATTTACCAAGCGTTATCAGGGAATTGGACTGGGTCTGGCTCTGGCAAAGAGATTTCTGGATTTGAACCAGGTTCAACTCGAGGTGAAGAGTAAAAAAGGTGAGGGTTCAACCTTTAAGCTGACTTTCCCGGAAAATCTGGAATCCCACAGGTAA
- a CDS encoding protoheme IX farnesyltransferase: MTFILTKYKHYWPLIKSLQTGLLVLTGLTGYVSARCPIYNLTTILSVIGSLFLVVSGSTILNMVWDRDIDAKMNRTKHRPLPMGLIKPREAWGVGLGLSAIGLFWAAYLDLLYALIIFGGLFFDVVVYTIWLKRKTAWSIVWGGISGGMPILAGRAFGVGSIDAVGIFFMFGILFWIPTHILTFSIKYADDYASAGVPTFPSTYGEGITRVIISVSSFIAATSMLLSGIMMDLGAGYLRLIAVLAVGLLGLAVSTIFTASERINFGLFKYASLFMMTSMFVVILGAR, encoded by the coding sequence ATGACATTTATCTTAACCAAGTATAAACATTACTGGCCCCTCATTAAAAGTCTCCAGACCGGCCTGCTGGTTTTAACCGGGTTAACCGGTTACGTTTCAGCCAGGTGTCCAATCTATAATCTGACCACAATATTGAGTGTTATCGGCAGTCTGTTTTTGGTCGTGAGTGGTTCTACCATACTAAATATGGTTTGGGATCGGGATATTGATGCCAAGATGAACCGCACAAAACACCGTCCCCTTCCGATGGGTCTGATTAAACCTCGTGAAGCCTGGGGTGTTGGTCTGGGTCTTTCAGCGATTGGTTTATTTTGGGCTGCCTATCTGGATCTGTTGTATGCTCTGATTATTTTTGGTGGCTTATTCTTCGATGTGGTGGTCTATACCATCTGGCTCAAACGAAAAACAGCCTGGTCCATCGTCTGGGGTGGTATATCAGGCGGGATGCCGATCCTGGCCGGACGAGCCTTTGGTGTAGGCAGTATTGATGCGGTTGGTATTTTCTTCATGTTTGGGATATTGTTCTGGATTCCGACCCACATACTGACTTTTAGCATTAAATATGCTGATGATTATGCTTCAGCCGGCGTGCCAACTTTCCCCTCAACTTACGGGGAGGGAATCACCCGGGTGATCATTTCCGTTTCCAGCTTTATTGCAGCTACCAGTATGTTGCTATCAGGAATTATGATGGATCTGGGAGCGGGCTATCTGAGACTTATCGCTGTGCTGGCTGTAGGCTTGCTCGGACTGGCAGTAAGTACTATATTCACAGCCTCGGAAAGGATTAATTTCGGCCTTTTTAAATATGCATCACTATTTATGATGACCAGTATGTTTGTGGTTATCCTGGGAGCGCGTTAA
- a CDS encoding DUF2161 family putative PD-(D/E)XK-type phosphodiesterase, with the protein MQEVDLYPPLKKYLVKQGYQVKGEVQNCDVVAIREPKSIVVIELKLTLNLTVLLQAVDRIKITDTVYIGVPTGLAVLKKQRKKIVKLMRMLGLGLIVIDPKARVGNVDVLCDPGAYRPRQVSKQTKRLLGEFQQRVGDPNPGGSNSQRGLMTAYRQKALSIAEYLSQHDATKAAVVAQSLSEPKTRLILYNNVYGWFDRLGKGVYNLSPRGKDELPDWLARNR; encoded by the coding sequence ATGCAGGAAGTTGATTTATACCCGCCCCTGAAAAAGTACCTGGTCAAACAGGGCTACCAGGTAAAAGGTGAAGTACAAAACTGTGATGTCGTTGCTATACGTGAGCCAAAATCAATTGTAGTCATCGAACTTAAATTAACGCTCAATCTAACGGTGCTGCTCCAGGCGGTAGATCGGATAAAGATCACAGACACAGTCTATATTGGCGTTCCCACGGGTCTTGCTGTCTTAAAAAAACAACGTAAAAAGATTGTTAAACTGATGCGAATGTTGGGTCTCGGACTGATCGTGATCGATCCAAAAGCCCGGGTCGGCAATGTTGATGTTCTTTGTGATCCCGGCGCGTACAGGCCCCGCCAGGTAAGTAAACAGACCAAGCGGCTTTTGGGAGAATTTCAGCAACGGGTCGGCGATCCAAATCCAGGCGGTAGCAACAGCCAGAGAGGGTTAATGACTGCTTATCGACAGAAGGCATTGTCCATAGCAGAATATTTAAGTCAACATGATGCAACCAAGGCTGCCGTTGTAGCACAATCATTGTCTGAGCCAAAAACCCGACTGATCCTGTACAATAATGTTTATGGTTGGTTTGATCGCCTGGGAAAGGGAGTTTATAACTTGTCACCTCGAGGAAAAGATGAGTTGCCCGATTGGCTGGCTCGCAACCGTTGA
- a CDS encoding helix-turn-helix transcriptional regulator translates to MRPKYDINNQLKLFRLKAGGLTQEQLAERVGTTRQTILSIERKRYTPSVGLALQISQVLGASVEELFALKEEDHAE, encoded by the coding sequence ATGCGACCCAAGTACGATATAAATAACCAGTTGAAATTGTTCCGTTTAAAAGCCGGTGGTCTCACTCAGGAACAGCTGGCCGAAAGAGTGGGAACCACACGCCAAACCATCCTCTCCATCGAAAGGAAGCGCTACACGCCCTCTGTCGGATTGGCATTGCAGATATCCCAGGTTTTGGGTGCTTCGGTGGAGGAATTGTTTGCATTGAAGGAGGAAGACCATGCTGAATAA